The genomic segment TCGTGTCCTGCGCCAGCTTGCGTGCATGGTCGCAGCCGTCTGCCACGATCGCCCGCACCAGCGACGGGTCGTCGAGATATTGCTGGGCACGCTCATGCATCGGCTCCTGTTCGCGGACAATGGCGTCGATCACCGGCTGCTTGCATTCGAGACAACCGATACCGGCGCTGCGACAGCCTTTGGCTGCCCACTCGCGCGTGGCATTGTCGGAATACACAACGTGGAATTGCCATACCGGACACTTGTCCGGATCGCCCGGATCGGTGCGGCGTACCCGCGCCGGATCGGTCGGCATGGTGCGCACCTTCTTGGCGACCACGTCTTTCTCTTCGCGTAGAGCGATGGCGTTGCCATAGCTCTTGGACATCTTTTGGCCATCCAGTCCCGGCAAGCGTGAGGATTCAGTCAGCAACGCTTGCGGCTCCGACAAGATCAGCTTGCGGCTACCTTCAAGGAAGCCGAACAAGCGCTCGCGATCAATCATGGACAGGTTCTGGGCATCGTCCAGCATGGCCTTGGCTTGCTCCAGCGCGCTCTCGCTGCCTTGCTGCTGGAACTGGGTACGCAATTCGTTGTAGAGCTTGGCGCGTTTGCTGCCAAGCTTCTTGACTGCTTCCTGCGCCTTTACCTCGAAACCCTTTTCCTTGCCGTACAGATGATTAAAGCGGCGCGCGATTTCACGCATCATCTCGATATGCGGCACCTGGTCATCGCCCACCGGCACCTGGCTGGCGCGATAGATCAAGACGTCGGCTGCTTGCAACAAGGGATAACCGAGGAAACCGTAGGTAGCCAGGTCGCGGTCAGCCAGTTTTTCCTGCTGATCCTTGTAGGTCGGCACCCGCTCCAGCCAACCGAGCGGCGTGGCCATCGACAGCAGCAAATGCAGTTCGGCGTGTTCAGGCACCTTGGATTGTATGAACAAGGTCGCTTGCGACGGATCCACACCGGCGGCCAGCCAGTCGATGAGCATATCCCAAGTACTGGTTTCGATTACGCTTGGATCATCGTAATGCGTGGTCAGCGCATGCCAGTCGGCGACAAAAAACAGGCAAGGCAATTCGGATTGCAGCCTCACCCAATTTTTGAGTGCCCCGTGATAGTGGCCAAGATGCAGGGCGCCAGTCGGGCGCATACCAGAGACGACACGGTCAGGGTACATAGTCAGTATTAGCGATCAGAAAAAATCAGAAGAAAATGGCGTCAAATTCAATTTAACAGCAACAGCAGTGGTTTCACCATCCATTGCAGCACGGTCTGGGCAATCATCATCACTGGGGTCATCCAGAAAGACAGTACTTTCAAGAGCACCAACGCCATCACGATAAAGAAACCGTAGGGCTCGATTTGCGCAAATTTATAGGCATACTTGTTCGGCAACAGACTGGTCAAGATGCGACCTCCGTCAAGCGGCGGAATCGGGAACAGGTTGAAAGCGAACATCACCAGGTTGGTGAGAATGCCGGCGCGCGCCATCAGCGCAAAGAAATCTTCCTGAACCTGGAAAGCAGCCAGGCCGATCAGCACCAGCAGCCAGAGCAGCGCCATCAGGAAATTTGCTGCCGGCCCCGCCAGCGCCACCCAGGCCATATCGCGCTTGGGCTTGCGCAGCTGGCCGAAATTGATTGGCACCGGCTTGGCGTAACCGAACAGAAAGGCGCCGCCTGTCGAAAAATACAGCAGTATCGGGATCAGGATCGTCCCGAACGGATCGATATGCTTGATTGGGTTGAGGCTCATGCGCCCCAGCATATAGGCGGTAGAATCGCCGAAATACTTGGCGGCATAGGCATGCGCAGCCTCATGCAGCGTGATAGCGAACAGCACGGGCAAAGCATAGACTGCGACGGTTTGGATAAGATCGTTCATGGGCGGGATTCTATCAGAGGGGCGCGGCTGCCGTGCCTTGCAAATGAAGAAAGCACGCAGCCGCATCAGGCGACAATCGGCAAAAAACCGGCGATCGAATTAGATAAACACAGAAAATTACAAAAAGGCAATGCGAGCGATGGCAATCTTAAGCACTGATCGCGCGTTCATGCTTAGCATCACAAACCAAACAAACTGGCGTCACCACGCCCCTGGCGTATCAGCTGCGGCTCATCGCCTGTGAGATCAATCACTGTGGTTGGCTCCAGGCTGCAAGCACCACCGTCGATCACCAGCTCGATCTGTTTTTCCAACTGGTCGCGCACTTCTTCCGGATCGGTCAGGGCCTCTTCAGCACCCGGCAAAATCAAAGTGGTCCCAATCAGGGGCTGGCCGAACTCTTCCAGCACGGCATGGACGATGCTGTGCTCCGGAACGCGCAGGCCGATTGTCTTGCGCGCCGGATGGCTCAAGCGTCGCGGCACTTCCTTGGTCGCTTCGAGAATGAAAGTAAAGGCGCCCGGCGTCGCGCTTTTCAGCAAACGGAACTGGCGATTGTCGACCTTGGCGTATAGCGAGATCTCGCTGAGGTCGCGGCACAGCATGGTCAGGTGGTGCTTGTCGTCAACGCCGCGAATCCGCCGCACGCGCTCTACCGCATCCTTGTTATCCAGCTGGCACACCAGCGCATAGCAGCAGTCGGTCGGCAAAGCGACGATGCCGCCTGCCTGGATGATTTGCACCGCTTGCTTGATCAGCCGCAGTTGCGGATTATCTGGATGGATCTGGAAAAACTGGCTCATGGCTGTTTAGCTTTAAAAATGAAAAACGGCGCTGGTCCTCAGACCAGCGCCGCCAATTCAAGAAAATTTACAGTGCAGTGACTTGCGGATTACGCAAAGCTGCAATGCGTTGTTCGATCGGCGGATGGCTGGAAAACATTGCGCTCCAGCCTGGTTTGTCGTTGATGCCCAGCGCGGCCATCGATTCCGGCAGCGTCGCCGGCTCGACGCCACCCAAACGCGCCAGCGCCTTTTGCATCGGCAACGCGCTGCCCAGCAACTTGGCGGAACCCGCGTCGGCGCGGAATTCACGATGGCGCGAGAACCAGGCGACGATCAGCGATGCACCTATCCCCAGCACAATCTGCGATACCAGTACGGTAGCCATGTAACCAATTCCGGGACCGTCGTTATTTCCACGCGACAACGCACGGTCGACAGCATAACCGATGATGCGCGAGAGGAACACCACAAAGGTATTCACCACGCCTTGGATCAGAGTCATAGTCACCATATCGCCGTTAGCGATATGCGCGATTTCGTGGCCCAATACCGCTTCCACTTCTTCTTTGGTCATGCTTTCCAGCAAACCTGTCGATACCGCGACCAGCGCGGAATTCTTGAAGGCGCCGGTCGCGAACGCATTGGCGTCGCCCTGATAGACGGCCACCTCAGGCATGCCGATACCGGCGCGCTGGGCCAGTTTGCCCACCGTATCCACCAGCCACAGCTCGGTCGAATTGGCGGGCGCAGTAATCACCTTGGCGCCGGTCGACCATTTGGCCATTTGCTTGCTGATCAGCAAAGAGAAAATCGATCCCGTGAAGCCGACCACCAGCGAAAACACCATCAGCATCGGCAAGTTCAAGCCGGCGCTGGTCAGGAAACGGTTCACGCCCAACAGCGACAGCACGATGCTCATCACGAGCATCACTGCAATGTTGGTAGCGAGGAACAAGAAAATACGTTTCATGTGGAAAACTCCAAAATGGGAAAGAAGTGCCTTTAAAATAAGGCCGCTGGCGCAAATTTCAAGACTGTAAGAGCGTGGATGGCAATTATGCCAGACAGCCTGCGCAAAAAAACAAAGCAATTAAACAATATATATACATGCCTAAAATCGCAGAACCTAGCCGCGCCACCTCATTCATCTACAAAATCTGCCAGCCGTTCCTGCGTGACCGCCTGATGCATTTGCTATTGATTGCTGCAATTCTGCTCTCTTTTTTAGCCCCTCACCCGCCAGCCGACTACCCGGCCTGGGTTGACTGGAACACGATCGCCACCCTGGCCGGCATGCTGCTGCTAACCAAGGGGATCGAAGTCAGCGGCTATCTCGAGCATCTGGGCCGCATGATCATCAACCATCTCGGCCAGCAACGCGCACTGGCCCTGTTTCTGGTGAGCGCATCGGCGCTGCTGTCAACCATATTGACCAACGACATCGCCCTGTTCATCGTGGTGCCGCTGACCGTCGGCCTGGCCAATATCGGCGGCCTGCCAATCGGCCGCCTGGTGATTTTCGAAACGCTGGCGGTGAATGCCGGCTCCTTGCTGACGCCCATTGGCAATCCGCAAAACATCCTGCTGTGGCAGCGCTCGCACTTATCGTTCGCCACCTTCACCTGGCAAATGGTGCCGCTGGCGCTGGCAGTGTCCCTGATCTTGCTGCTCGTGACCTGGCTGAGTTTCCCCAAAAAAACCATACATGCCGAAATGGAAGATAATCCGGCCAGCTATAAGACCAGCCTGCTGCGGACTTGCAGCTTGCTTTATATCGCCTTCCTCGTGTCGGTGGAATTCGGCCACCCCGGCTGGGGCCTGCTTGGCGTGACAGTTGCCGCGGCGCTCCTGTTCCGGGAGGTTATTGCCAAGGTCGACTGGAGCCTGATCCTGGTATTCATCCTGATGTTCATCGACATCCACCTGCTGACGCAACTGGATTTCATTCAAAGCTGGGTCGGCGCGATCCAGCATTTTTCGCAGCTCGAACTTTTCCTGTCAGCCCTGCTCGGCTCGCAAGTAATCAGCAATGTCCCGGCCACCATCCTGCTGGTCAACTATTCCGACGCTTACAAGGTGATTGCCTACGGCGTCAATGCTGGCGGCTTCGGTCTGGCGATCGGTTCGCTGGCCAACATCATCGCCTTGCGCATGGCGCCCGAGCGGCATCTGTGGCTACGCTTCCATCTGTATTCATTTCCGTTCCTGATCTTGTCGGGATTCATTGCATGGTGGCTACTGGTCTGAAAGGATTCTAAGAGGCTGTTGCGAAATTAATCTAGTGTTGTTGCCCTTGCAGGGCGCACCCTGGCTTGCAAGCCAGGGGCGTTCTGCCGGCAGACGACAATGTCGTCTGCCCCCCGCCACACCCTCCTTGCCGTACCGCTCGTACTGTCTTCGTCGAAGCGCCTAGCCATCTGTGTTCGCAACAGCCTCCAAATTTAATTAATTGTCTTTTGGAAACTTAAATTCTGCTATCTTTGCCAGAAAATCTTTCGGAGACATTTTCAATTGGACCGCCTACCGCCATTCCCCGCACCTTTCCCTCACCTCCGGTCCCAACCATGACGCGCCGCCTGACGGCGGTGGATGCACTGCGCGGATGCACCGTCGCCGCGATGTTGCTGGTCAACGACCCTGGCGACTGGAACCACGTCTACGCCCCGCTGGAACATTCTGTATGGCATGGCTGTACGCCGACCGATCTGGTGTTTCCGTTTTTCCTGTTCATGGTGGGCGTATCGACTGCCCTCGGCATCGACCCGCGCGTTGCTCAAGGCATCAATCCATCTGCATTGACTCGCGCTGCGCTGATGCGGGCGCTACGCATCGTGGCGCTTGGCTTGCTGATCAACGTACTGGCCTGGCTGATCATGCCGGGAGTACATCTGCGTTTGCCAGGGGTATTGCAACGCATTGGCCTCTGCTTTGCTGCTACGGCGCTGTTTGCAATCTACACGCGTCCACACATCCAATGGACGGCGATCATTGCCATCCTGCTCGGATACTGGTGCTTGCTGCTGCTTGGCGGTTCGCTGGAGCCATGGATTAACCTGGTCAGCCGCAGCGATAGCGCGCTATTCGGTTCACTGGTTTACCAGACCGATCCCGCCAGCGGGCACGGGCACGATCCCGAAGGCTTGCTCGGCACCCTGCCGTCGCTCGCTACCAGCCTGCTTGGCCTGTGCGCCGGCCGCTGGCTACGCGATGGCAAGTTGAAACCGCTGTTCGTCGCTGGTATCGCTGCGCTGGCGCTGGGTGCGCTGTGGTCGCTGGCGCTGCCGTTCAACAAAAACCTGTGGACGCCATCTTTCGTATTGTGGTGCGCCGGCTGGGCCATCTTGGCGATGCTGCTATTTCACTGGCTGATCGACCATCGCGGCTGGCCCGCAATCGGGCGTCGTTTCGGCGTTAACGCCGTGGCAGCCTATGCCGGCTCCGAGCTGATGCAAATTCTGCTGCCGGGACTGGGCTGGCAGGAATCGATCTATCAACACCTGTTCGCGGGCTGGATCACGCCACTGGCAGGACCGTACGTCGCATCGCTCGGGTTCGCCGTGGTTTTTGTCTTTATCTGGTGGCTGATCGTGTATGTGATGGATCAGCGGCGATGGTATATAAAACTCTAGCTCAAGCGCTAACAAGTGGCTTTAACGGAAAAACAAAAGCCGGGTCAGAAAAGTATAGTCAGCCTCGGTGGCCATCAAACCAACCAGCACCAGCAGGCACAGTGGCGGTATCAAGATGGCGAATACCAGCGCCAGGCGCTCCCACGCCATGTGCATGAAAAAGGCGACGATCAGTCCCGCTTTCATCAGCATCAGCACCAGGATCAAGGTCCAGCGCAAATAGCTGTGGAAATTAAAATAGTCGACCAAGTAGGAAAGCGTGCTGAGTACGAACAGCAAGCCCCATATCTTGAGATAGAGACCGATCGGATGTTGTTGTCCTGTGGCGGAAGTCATGAGCGCACCTACCAGAGATAAAACAAGGCAAAAATGAAAACCCAGACCAGATCGACGAAGTGCCAGTACAAGCCGGCGATTTCAACGATCTGGTAATTCCCGCCTGAACCGCCAGCCCCGTCGTAACGGCCCTTCAGCAAACGCACCGCCACGGTAATCAGGTAGACCACCCCCGCGCTCACATGCAAGCCATGAAAGCCGGTAATCATGAAAAAAGTCGAGCCGAATTGCGGCGCGCCCATCGGATTGCCCCAGGGACGTACGCCCTCCTGCAAAATCAGCTTGCTCCATTCGAACACTTGCATGCTGACGAAACAGACGCCGAAACCGGCGGTGACAAACATCAGGATGGCGGCGCGTACCCGCTCGCGGCGATAGGCGAAGTTGACCGCCATCGCCATCGTTCCGCTGCTGCTGATCAGCACGAAAGTCATGATCGCGATGAGCAGCAAAGGCACCTCGGCGCCGCCGATCTTCAGACCGAACACCAGGCTTGGATTGGGCCAGGGAATGGTGCTGGAAATACGTACTGTCATGTAACCGGTCAGGAAACAGCTGAAGATGAAGGTATCCGACAACAGGAAAATCCACATCATTGCCTTGCCCCACGACACCTGGAACGCTTGCCGGTCCGAAGACCAGTCCGCCACCAGTTGCCGCAAGCGGCTTTCGCTGGCTGGCGTTGGTGAAGTTGCTATGCTCATACATCCTCCCGGGACAGACTGCTTAGCGTGTACCGCAGACCATACGCACCAGGTCCGGCGTCAGCCAGCCCAGTGCGGCAAACAGCAACAGCCAGACTGCCAGCAAAAAATGCCAGTAGCGGGCACATAAGCGGATACGCCAGGCCAGCCGGCGCGGCTCCTGGCGCCACGAGCCAGCTGCCGCCATGCTCCAGCCAACCAGGCCGCCCGCCACATGCAAACCATGCATTGCAGTCAGCAAATAAAAGAAACTGCCCGCCGGATTGCCGTTGGCCGTTACGTGGATAGCTTGCAACGCCTGCCATCCCCAGAATTGCGCGCCCAGGAAAGCGATGCTCCAGAAGCCTGCAACCATTAACAGCGTGTGGGCGCGTTCCATCTGGCGCACGTG from the Collimonas arenae genome contains:
- a CDS encoding tryptophan--tRNA ligase — protein: MYPDRVVSGMRPTGALHLGHYHGALKNWVRLQSELPCLFFVADWHALTTHYDDPSVIETSTWDMLIDWLAAGVDPSQATLFIQSKVPEHAELHLLLSMATPLGWLERVPTYKDQQEKLADRDLATYGFLGYPLLQAADVLIYRASQVPVGDDQVPHIEMMREIARRFNHLYGKEKGFEVKAQEAVKKLGSKRAKLYNELRTQFQQQGSESALEQAKAMLDDAQNLSMIDRERLFGFLEGSRKLILSEPQALLTESSRLPGLDGQKMSKSYGNAIALREEKDVVAKKVRTMPTDPARVRRTDPGDPDKCPVWQFHVVYSDNATREWAAKGCRSAGIGCLECKQPVIDAIVREQEPMHERAQQYLDDPSLVRAIVADGCDHARKLAQDTMRDVREAMGLSYS
- a CDS encoding site-2 protease family protein; the protein is MNDLIQTVAVYALPVLFAITLHEAAHAYAAKYFGDSTAYMLGRMSLNPIKHIDPFGTILIPILLYFSTGGAFLFGYAKPVPINFGQLRKPKRDMAWVALAGPAANFLMALLWLLVLIGLAAFQVQEDFFALMARAGILTNLVMFAFNLFPIPPLDGGRILTSLLPNKYAYKFAQIEPYGFFIVMALVLLKVLSFWMTPVMMIAQTVLQWMVKPLLLLLN
- a CDS encoding L-threonylcarbamoyladenylate synthase, which encodes MSQFFQIHPDNPQLRLIKQAVQIIQAGGIVALPTDCCYALVCQLDNKDAVERVRRIRGVDDKHHLTMLCRDLSEISLYAKVDNRQFRLLKSATPGAFTFILEATKEVPRRLSHPARKTIGLRVPEHSIVHAVLEEFGQPLIGTTLILPGAEEALTDPEEVRDQLEKQIELVIDGGACSLEPTTVIDLTGDEPQLIRQGRGDASLFGL
- the htpX gene encoding protease HtpX; its protein translation is MKRIFLFLATNIAVMLVMSIVLSLLGVNRFLTSAGLNLPMLMVFSLVVGFTGSIFSLLISKQMAKWSTGAKVITAPANSTELWLVDTVGKLAQRAGIGMPEVAVYQGDANAFATGAFKNSALVAVSTGLLESMTKEEVEAVLGHEIAHIANGDMVTMTLIQGVVNTFVVFLSRIIGYAVDRALSRGNNDGPGIGYMATVLVSQIVLGIGASLIVAWFSRHREFRADAGSAKLLGSALPMQKALARLGGVEPATLPESMAALGINDKPGWSAMFSSHPPIEQRIAALRNPQVTAL
- a CDS encoding SLC13 family permease translates to MPKIAEPSRATSFIYKICQPFLRDRLMHLLLIAAILLSFLAPHPPADYPAWVDWNTIATLAGMLLLTKGIEVSGYLEHLGRMIINHLGQQRALALFLVSASALLSTILTNDIALFIVVPLTVGLANIGGLPIGRLVIFETLAVNAGSLLTPIGNPQNILLWQRSHLSFATFTWQMVPLALAVSLILLLVTWLSFPKKTIHAEMEDNPASYKTSLLRTCSLLYIAFLVSVEFGHPGWGLLGVTVAAALLFREVIAKVDWSLILVFILMFIDIHLLTQLDFIQSWVGAIQHFSQLELFLSALLGSQVISNVPATILLVNYSDAYKVIAYGVNAGGFGLAIGSLANIIALRMAPERHLWLRFHLYSFPFLILSGFIAWWLLV
- a CDS encoding acyltransferase family protein, giving the protein MTRRLTAVDALRGCTVAAMLLVNDPGDWNHVYAPLEHSVWHGCTPTDLVFPFFLFMVGVSTALGIDPRVAQGINPSALTRAALMRALRIVALGLLINVLAWLIMPGVHLRLPGVLQRIGLCFAATALFAIYTRPHIQWTAIIAILLGYWCLLLLGGSLEPWINLVSRSDSALFGSLVYQTDPASGHGHDPEGLLGTLPSLATSLLGLCAGRWLRDGKLKPLFVAGIAALALGALWSLALPFNKNLWTPSFVLWCAGWAILAMLLFHWLIDHRGWPAIGRRFGVNAVAAYAGSELMQILLPGLGWQESIYQHLFAGWITPLAGPYVASLGFAVVFVFIWWLIVYVMDQRRWYIKL
- a CDS encoding cytochrome C oxidase subunit IV family protein, which gives rise to MTSATGQQHPIGLYLKIWGLLFVLSTLSYLVDYFNFHSYLRWTLILVLMLMKAGLIVAFFMHMAWERLALVFAILIPPLCLLVLVGLMATEADYTFLTRLLFFR
- a CDS encoding heme-copper oxidase subunit III family protein, with translation MSIATSPTPASESRLRQLVADWSSDRQAFQVSWGKAMMWIFLLSDTFIFSCFLTGYMTVRISSTIPWPNPSLVFGLKIGGAEVPLLLIAIMTFVLISSSGTMAMAVNFAYRRERVRAAILMFVTAGFGVCFVSMQVFEWSKLILQEGVRPWGNPMGAPQFGSTFFMITGFHGLHVSAGVVYLITVAVRLLKGRYDGAGGSGGNYQIVEIAGLYWHFVDLVWVFIFALFYLW
- a CDS encoding cytochrome c oxidase subunit 3 — translated: MSHAAIMKSSGPGYGKPAADNPLERRYAAISVALWLFMAVATALFLLFIAAYIMRMEAADWSPLAMPWQLWLSTSILVIASVFLQLAVAAAHVRQMERAHTLLMVAGFWSIAFLGAQFWGWQALQAIHVTANGNPAGSFFYLLTAMHGLHVAGGLVGWSMAAAGSWRQEPRRLAWRIRLCARYWHFLLAVWLLLFAALGWLTPDLVRMVCGTR